One window of Heptranchias perlo isolate sHepPer1 chromosome 15, sHepPer1.hap1, whole genome shotgun sequence genomic DNA carries:
- the LOC137332693 gene encoding lysophosphatidic acid receptor 4-like codes for MLLDSQHTCCSCTKRTRPGMGNNSQNPICLTNDSFKYTLYGSVYSVVFILGLLTNCTSLYFFSCKMKMRNETTIFMTNLAVSDLLFVFTLPFKIFYNINRHWPFGDGLCKVSGTAFLTNIYGSMLFLTCISADRFLAIVYPFRSRTIRTRRNTSIICAGVWLLVLSGGISVSLFSTTNNRGDNSSTTCFEGFSKDIWKTYLSKITIFIEIVGFLIPLLLNLTCSSLVLRTLRKPETLSPIGANKERVLKMIIVHLSIFIICFVPYNSILFIYALVRSQAVANCSLERFAKTMYPITLCLATTNCCLDPFVYYFTSEYFQKYFNIRPRQKLDSMFKSETPLTVKGEMMTEGAAHPVNRNGANIQLESQF; via the coding sequence ATGCTGCTCGACTCCCAGCATACCTGCTGCTCGTGCACAAAACGCACAAGACCTGGCATGGGGAACAACAGCCAGAACCCCATCTGTCTCACCAACGATTCATTCAAGTACACGCTGTatggctctgtgtacagtgttgtGTTTATTCTAGGGTTGCTGACAAACTGCACCTCGCTGTACTTCTTCAGTTGCAAAATGAAGATGCGAAACGAAACTACGATATTTATGACGAATCTTGCCGTCTCAGACCTCCTCTTTGTCTTTACGCTGCCCTTCAAAATTTTTTATAACATCAATAGGCACTGGCCTTTTGGCGATGGGCTGTGCAAGGTTTCTGGGACAGCTTTCCTCACGAACATATATGGGAGTATGCTGTTTCTCACCTGCATCAGCGCTGACCGGTTCCTGGCCATAGTGTACCCCTTCAGGTCTCGGACCATCAGGACGAGGAGAAACACCAGCATAATCTGCGCAGGGGTATGGCTCCTGGTGCTCAGTGGGGgaatctctgtgtctctgttctccACCACGAACAACAGGGGAGATAACTCCAGTACCACCTGCTTTGAAGGTTTCTCCAAAGATATCTGGAAGACCTACCTGTCCAAGATCACCATATTCATTGAAATAGTTGGATTTCTTATTCCCTTGCTATTGAACCTGACCTGCTCATCGTTAGTTCTGAGGACTCTAAGGAAACCAGAAACGTTGTCTCCAATTGGAGCCAACAAAGAAAGGGTGCTCAAGATGATCATTGTACACTTGTCCATTTTCATAATATGTTTCGTTCCCTACAATTCAATCCTATTTATCTATGCTCTTGTACGCTCGCAAGCAGTCGCAAACTGCTCCTTGGAGCGATTTGCCAAGACCATGTATCCAATTACTTTGTGCCTGGCCACCACAAACTGCTGCCTTGACCCATTCGTTTATTACTTTACGTCGGAGTATTTCCAGAAGTACTTCAACATAAGGCCCCGCCAAAAGCTGGATTCCATGTTTAAAAGCGAAACGCCGCTAACGGTCAAGGGGGAGATGATGACAGAGGGAGCTGCGCATCCTGTAAATAGAAACGGAGCCAATATTCAGTTAGAATCTCAATTTTAA